A portion of the Candidatus Pristimantibacillus lignocellulolyticus genome contains these proteins:
- a CDS encoding family 43 glycosylhydrolase has translation MRTSCRIMIILLVLTVLAGCSSASQTTDYAYSTSNPNSLYYSNPIVLERADPWIYEHSDGYYYMIASVPEYDRLEVRRALTVTSLAYADPIVVWEKNETGIMSKNIWAPEMYNIDGKWYIYFSAAREGSDFDHRMYVLENSSDNPLEGEWELKGQIRTGHEVFQIDASLFEHQGTWYIMWSGAGAKGNSLYMAPLENPWTIAESRIMLTEPEYDWEIINGARVTEGPQVIKHRDRIFITYSASFCDANYNMGALSANVNSDLMDPASWEKTHEPIFVSNADANAYGPGHGSFVESPDSTELIHVYHGVDGVGKGFGCDKARNIRIQPYQYDDQGQPDLGDPVSRGYTIPSPSGEARFELEHYWDGTADVLITNEQASNGITLQWQKRGQEVTINEVIAPATGIYTLTVAYINNGDVTKQKLEVNGQTYSVDLSQSEVLNKVSVVLPLQGGVNTVVLPFSQKQVELDYMELAYVDLAASDGQLLQGMALSRTSLLDELGLTANNTEYSYELPVESGRYTVAIAYKNANDKQIMKLETRKSSTMVNIFHNNVNEWKYASAEIDVEKNEQIKLYVNGSAEIAYIRLLTTLPEGEELSFRNRQTGNMLQPNNGSKKLEEGYRQYVETKTPAQGWSLEYAEDGSYYIRNSISGYYMTATSGGVVQLELQHLPSQRWNFLYSEEASYVLKNVETGVSPIAISADPNKYENLSFEQINSKDWQVWLVESFQ, from the coding sequence ATGCGTACTAGTTGTCGTATTATGATCATCTTGCTAGTACTAACCGTGCTAGCAGGATGTAGCTCAGCATCACAAACAACGGATTACGCCTATTCAACGAGTAATCCGAACTCACTTTACTATAGCAATCCGATCGTGTTAGAAAGGGCAGATCCATGGATATATGAGCATAGCGATGGCTACTACTACATGATTGCTTCTGTACCTGAGTATGATCGATTAGAAGTTCGTCGTGCTTTAACAGTTACTAGCCTAGCCTATGCAGATCCTATAGTAGTTTGGGAGAAAAACGAAACTGGCATTATGAGTAAAAATATATGGGCGCCAGAGATGTATAACATCGATGGAAAATGGTACATCTATTTCTCTGCTGCTAGAGAAGGAAGCGACTTTGACCATCGAATGTACGTGTTAGAGAATAGTTCTGACAACCCACTTGAAGGTGAATGGGAGCTGAAAGGTCAAATTCGGACAGGTCATGAAGTGTTCCAAATTGATGCTTCATTATTCGAACATCAAGGAACTTGGTACATAATGTGGTCAGGTGCGGGAGCAAAAGGTAATTCTTTGTATATGGCACCTCTTGAAAATCCATGGACGATTGCAGAGAGTCGAATCATGCTTACTGAACCCGAATATGACTGGGAAATCATTAATGGTGCTCGTGTGACGGAAGGGCCACAAGTGATTAAGCATAGGGATCGCATATTTATAACTTATTCGGCAAGCTTCTGTGATGCGAATTATAATATGGGAGCGCTAAGCGCTAACGTCAATAGTGATCTGATGGATCCTGCTTCATGGGAGAAGACGCATGAACCTATCTTCGTTTCAAATGCTGATGCTAATGCCTATGGACCAGGTCATGGATCATTTGTCGAGTCACCTGATAGCACAGAGCTTATTCATGTCTATCACGGTGTAGATGGTGTAGGCAAAGGTTTTGGGTGTGACAAAGCTAGAAATATACGGATCCAACCCTATCAATATGATGATCAAGGTCAACCAGATTTAGGAGATCCTGTGTCCAGAGGTTATACAATACCATCTCCTTCTGGAGAAGCTAGATTTGAACTTGAACATTACTGGGATGGAACGGCTGATGTGCTAATTACTAATGAACAAGCTTCCAATGGTATTACATTGCAATGGCAAAAACGTGGACAAGAAGTAACGATCAATGAAGTCATTGCTCCTGCAACGGGAATCTACACATTAACAGTTGCCTACATTAATAATGGAGATGTTACGAAGCAAAAGCTCGAAGTCAATGGTCAAACTTATTCCGTCGATCTATCTCAATCGGAAGTTTTAAATAAGGTAAGTGTTGTCCTTCCACTACAAGGAGGAGTTAATACTGTAGTATTACCATTCAGCCAGAAGCAAGTAGAGCTTGATTATATGGAATTAGCATATGTAGACCTAGCTGCTAGTGATGGTCAATTGTTACAAGGAATGGCGCTTAGTCGTACGTCCTTACTTGATGAGTTAGGTTTAACTGCTAATAATACGGAGTATTCTTATGAATTACCTGTTGAATCGGGTCGTTATACGGTAGCTATTGCTTACAAAAATGCTAATGATAAACAAATTATGAAGCTAGAAACAAGAAAATCTAGTACAATGGTTAATATATTTCATAACAATGTAAATGAATGGAAATATGCTTCAGCTGAAATTGATGTAGAAAAAAATGAACAAATTAAGCTTTATGTTAATGGTTCGGCTGAGATAGCCTATATTCGACTGTTAACGACACTACCAGAGGGTGAAGAGTTATCATTCCGTAATAGACAGACTGGTAATATGCTACAGCCTAATAATGGCTCTAAGAAGCTAGAAGAAGGATATCGTCAATATGTTGAGACTAAAACTCCTGCGCAAGGCTGGTCCTTGGAGTATGCGGAAGATGGTAGTTACTATATTCGTAATTCAATAAGTGGTTATTATATGACGGCTACTTCAGGTGGAGTTGTTCAACTAGAATTGCAGCATTTACCTTCTCAACGTTGGAATTTCCTATACTCTGAAGAAGCTAGTTATGTTTTGAAAAATGTGGAGACAGGTGTCTCTCCAATTGCTATTTCAGCTGATCCTAACAAATATGAGAATCTATCGTTTGAGCAAATTAATAGTAAAGATTGGCAAGTTTGG
- a CDS encoding alpha-L-arabinofuranosidase — protein MMGNTINNEKLLVQYKCETSQKVGYDSSIYKNHAIAYGENVIPQHVTIEGREAVTLAGGKHGSSYLQLPSTLLSTVNDYTGLTVTSWIYLFPGQSVWERLFDFGAGPQGPYLFLTRNLRGVCFGGSDIAVDPNKSLATGEWIHIAMTVSGTEGATVSNAGPILYVNGEMVADGSISQTTSGTYLKYREWIAAFDHSDTYCNNYIGHSQFDADHNFHGAFTDFRVYNCVLSHAEIVDMMCESLSDEQLVDIAAEQDLALNGLIITKSIALPTSILNGQITIEWTSSNPNVLQHDGEVNAHLSEAYGVTLTAKLIRGQSSIGKTFELSVLPTSTIPYEIIVDTESKGVEVSPVMYGLFYEDINNAADGGIYAELIRNRSFESFTFDSFSHVCGENAHSTGRKRTPLDGWYGDLNLVTVEQSGGLNEYFSITDADVNNTYVTVSAKAKLFNRGFNDSNHYCAMSFISGENYNFTIWAKAEAAGSITVQLLDDAVQPISDALMIAIIGDGQWHKYGVTPQLELKAKTTTLGQISLHFDQTIAIDMISLFPQNVWGATSEVGSATAQLNYKGNANYRLRKDMVVALQNMKPSFLRFPGGCISEGSHVWDNVYDWKHSVGDVETRKENFNVWGYMMTLGLGYMEYFQLAEDLNATPLPVMACGVLCQARSDYANPAGGALRDYYIKNFTDLIDFAISEDFEHNEWAQMRKAMGHPAPFDLRYLGVGNENWGTEFFANFEKFKVAIDHYMQENYPSHPLTIISTVGAQADDDAYQQGWKFISGAYEGSEVIAFTDGCRSTEEHITWYEQQDHYMDTIVDEHYYRSNDYLLRNADRYNYYYRAIDANGQLDEVKTSKVFVGEYASNDKNTLAGAIAEAAVMTGFENNADVVRLAAYAPLFNKVLTDGTYRWTPDCIWFDDESIWFTPNYYVQQMFASYLGTQVLSSQYHTYRNGKSVQLAPQGGIQISTVGATLSLKYVAVISNESNNILFEQDFTQPIDDKWQWLSSASKKQWIEGEGLLLVPSGNGRAGIYIDEPSWSNYRVKVIAEKVNGSDGIYVGVGLTAADTSTVNVIEYVIGEHNRSTGLKVFKQGIEAYTLGDFSSSTMVGNMRAAYNEQMLDGQTYQISVNYGGSNGKELSCTHAIASNERDLQASPEIATLRYKLEAYNNEIFYSITRDEKAIYIKLVNSDATAKPLQIGFGEATLKTEYCCIQLTGDAVLLHTPNVNKKAAELITPLEQTYVMQDGQAILELPANSVQVLILEFI, from the coding sequence ATGATGGGAAATACTATTAACAATGAAAAACTACTTGTTCAATACAAGTGTGAAACATCTCAAAAAGTTGGTTATGACAGTTCTATATACAAGAATCATGCAATCGCTTACGGTGAAAATGTAATACCTCAACATGTGACAATTGAAGGTAGAGAAGCAGTTACGCTCGCGGGAGGTAAGCATGGTAGTAGCTATTTACAATTACCATCTACGTTATTATCAACGGTTAATGATTACACGGGTCTGACTGTAACAAGTTGGATCTATCTATTTCCAGGACAAAGTGTATGGGAAAGATTATTTGACTTTGGTGCAGGTCCTCAAGGCCCTTATTTATTCCTAACTCGTAATTTACGAGGTGTTTGCTTTGGTGGATCTGATATCGCGGTTGACCCGAATAAATCATTGGCTACAGGTGAGTGGATTCATATTGCGATGACCGTTTCAGGAACTGAAGGTGCTACCGTTAGTAATGCTGGTCCTATTCTTTACGTGAACGGGGAAATGGTTGCTGATGGTTCAATAAGCCAAACAACTAGTGGAACGTATTTGAAATATAGAGAATGGATTGCTGCTTTTGATCATTCTGATACCTACTGCAATAACTATATTGGGCATTCTCAATTCGATGCAGATCATAATTTTCATGGCGCATTCACAGATTTCCGAGTATATAACTGTGTATTATCACATGCAGAAATTGTAGATATGATGTGCGAATCGTTAAGTGACGAGCAGCTTGTTGATATTGCTGCTGAGCAAGATTTAGCATTGAATGGCCTTATCATTACCAAATCTATAGCGTTGCCAACTTCTATTCTTAACGGTCAAATAACTATTGAATGGACTTCTTCTAATCCGAATGTATTACAACATGACGGTGAAGTAAATGCACATTTATCTGAAGCTTATGGTGTAACACTTACTGCCAAATTAATTCGTGGTCAATCATCGATTGGCAAGACATTCGAACTATCAGTACTGCCAACTTCTACGATTCCATATGAGATAATCGTTGATACTGAAAGTAAAGGTGTTGAAGTAAGTCCGGTTATGTATGGGCTTTTTTATGAAGATATTAATAACGCTGCAGATGGTGGTATATATGCAGAACTTATCCGCAATCGCTCATTTGAATCGTTCACTTTCGATAGTTTCTCTCATGTATGTGGGGAAAATGCTCACTCTACAGGTAGAAAGCGCACACCGCTTGATGGTTGGTATGGTGATCTTAATCTCGTAACAGTTGAACAAAGCGGTGGTCTCAATGAGTATTTTAGTATTACTGATGCAGACGTGAATAACACGTACGTAACGGTATCTGCTAAAGCAAAGTTGTTCAATCGTGGGTTTAATGATAGTAACCATTACTGTGCGATGTCATTCATTAGCGGAGAAAATTATAACTTTACAATATGGGCCAAAGCAGAAGCGGCTGGCTCGATAACAGTTCAATTATTAGATGATGCAGTTCAACCGATTAGTGATGCATTAATGATTGCAATAATTGGAGACGGTCAATGGCATAAATACGGGGTAACACCTCAGCTTGAACTTAAAGCTAAGACAACGACACTCGGTCAAATATCACTTCATTTCGATCAAACCATTGCTATCGATATGATTTCTTTATTCCCTCAAAACGTGTGGGGAGCTACAAGTGAGGTAGGTTCAGCTACTGCACAATTAAATTATAAAGGTAATGCTAACTATCGACTTCGTAAAGATATGGTTGTAGCTCTGCAGAATATGAAGCCAAGTTTCTTACGATTCCCTGGCGGATGCATATCTGAAGGATCTCATGTATGGGATAATGTCTATGATTGGAAACATTCTGTAGGCGATGTTGAAACTCGAAAAGAGAATTTCAATGTTTGGGGATATATGATGACCTTAGGTTTAGGTTATATGGAATACTTCCAATTAGCCGAAGATTTGAATGCAACTCCACTACCAGTTATGGCGTGTGGTGTATTATGCCAAGCTCGCTCAGATTATGCTAATCCCGCTGGTGGAGCTTTGCGAGATTACTATATTAAGAACTTCACAGATCTCATTGATTTTGCGATTAGTGAGGACTTTGAACATAATGAATGGGCGCAAATGCGCAAAGCTATGGGTCATCCAGCGCCGTTTGATCTTCGCTATCTAGGTGTAGGTAACGAGAACTGGGGTACTGAATTCTTTGCTAACTTTGAAAAATTCAAAGTTGCGATAGATCATTATATGCAAGAGAATTATCCATCCCATCCACTGACGATTATATCTACAGTAGGTGCACAAGCTGATGACGATGCTTATCAACAAGGTTGGAAATTTATAAGTGGTGCATATGAAGGGTCAGAGGTGATTGCATTTACCGATGGATGTCGCAGTACAGAAGAGCACATTACATGGTATGAACAACAGGATCATTATATGGATACGATTGTAGATGAGCATTACTATCGTTCGAACGATTATTTGCTTCGTAATGCAGATCGTTACAATTACTATTATCGTGCTATAGATGCAAATGGACAGCTAGATGAAGTGAAGACGTCAAAAGTATTCGTTGGTGAATATGCATCCAATGATAAAAATACATTAGCAGGCGCAATTGCAGAAGCTGCTGTAATGACAGGATTTGAAAATAATGCTGATGTTGTTAGACTTGCAGCATATGCACCGTTATTTAACAAAGTACTAACGGATGGAACGTATCGCTGGACACCGGATTGTATTTGGTTTGACGACGAAAGTATTTGGTTCACGCCTAACTATTATGTACAACAAATGTTTGCAAGTTATCTTGGGACACAAGTCTTGTCTAGTCAGTATCATACGTATCGCAATGGTAAATCTGTTCAACTTGCACCTCAAGGTGGAATTCAGATATCGACGGTTGGGGCGACATTAAGTTTGAAGTATGTAGCTGTCATCTCCAATGAAAGCAACAACATATTGTTTGAACAGGACTTTACGCAACCTATAGACGACAAGTGGCAATGGTTATCTAGTGCTTCTAAGAAACAATGGATAGAAGGCGAAGGCTTGCTTTTAGTTCCATCTGGAAATGGACGAGCAGGTATATATATAGATGAACCAAGTTGGAGTAATTATCGTGTTAAAGTGATCGCCGAAAAAGTAAATGGAAGTGACGGGATCTACGTTGGAGTCGGATTAACAGCTGCCGATACTTCCACTGTTAATGTCATTGAATACGTGATAGGAGAGCATAATCGTTCTACAGGGTTGAAAGTGTTCAAACAAGGTATCGAAGCTTATACGCTTGGAGATTTCTCTTCTAGTACAATGGTTGGTAATATGCGCGCAGCGTATAACGAACAAATGTTGGACGGACAAACTTATCAAATTAGTGTCAACTACGGTGGAAGCAACGGTAAAGAATTAAGCTGTACTCATGCGATTGCATCTAATGAACGGGATCTGCAAGCAAGTCCAGAAATTGCTACATTAAGGTACAAGTTAGAAGCTTATAATAATGAGATTTTCTATTCAATTACGCGTGATGAAAAAGCTATCTATATAAAACTAGTTAATTCAGATGCTACGGCTAAGCCACTTCAAATAGGATTTGGAGAAGCAACACTGAAAACAGAATATTGTTGTATTCAACTGACTGGAGATGCTGTTCTTCTTCATACACCGAATGTGAATAAGAAAGCAGCTGAGCTTATAACTCCATTAGAGCAAACATACGTTATGCAAGACGGTCAAGCAATACTAGAACTTCCAGCTAATTCGGTGCAAGTTCTAATATTGGAGTTTATATAA